A portion of the Clostridium cylindrosporum DSM 605 genome contains these proteins:
- a CDS encoding PspA/IM30 family protein: protein MSIFKRVSNIFRSKVNTALDSVENPVELLDQKVRDMEESLNKAKISSAQILGNVHETKKKMEAAEAEVKDYDEKVKLALSKGNEELAKKALERKLDAEKRFNSLKATYADAQKKADAIKDKLRDLDTEIEKTRKYRDEAAARYTNAEANEKVNEILANVSTSSNKINLDDIERKIQKKESYAEGLADLKTPSLDDEFEKLNEINLDEELKKYKENN from the coding sequence ATGAGTATTTTTAAGAGAGTGTCAAATATTTTTAGATCAAAGGTGAATACTGCACTAGATAGTGTTGAAAACCCAGTTGAACTTCTAGATCAAAAGGTAAGAGATATGGAGGAAAGCCTTAATAAGGCGAAAATATCATCAGCACAAATTCTTGGAAATGTACACGAAACTAAGAAGAAGATGGAAGCAGCTGAGGCTGAGGTTAAGGATTATGATGAAAAAGTAAAGCTTGCATTAAGTAAGGGAAATGAAGAGCTTGCAAAGAAAGCACTTGAAAGAAAGTTAGATGCAGAAAAGAGATTTAATTCACTTAAAGCTACCTATGCTGATGCACAAAAGAAGGCAGATGCTATTAAGGATAAGTTAAGAGATTTAGACACTGAAATAGAAAAAACAAGAAAGTATAGAGATGAAGCAGCTGCAAGATATACAAATGCAGAGGCAAATGAAAAGGTAAATGAAATACTTGCAAATGTTTCAACAAGCTCAAATAAGATAAATCTTGATGATATAGAAAGAAAGATTCAAAAGAAGGAAAGTTATGCAGAAGGTTTAGCAGATCTTAAAACACCTTCTCTTGATGATGAATTTGAAAAGCTAAATGAAATTAATCTTGATGAAGAACTTAAAAAATACAAAGAAAATAATTAG